The Pseudomonas sp. MPC6 nucleotide sequence CATACCGAGGCGGTCATGGCGGACGCCACGATGGCCAAGCGCAGCGTGCGACCGGCACCGATGGCGGGTTATGCGCCGATGCCTGAATCGGCTCCGGCAGGTTATCGGGACGAGCAGCATGAACAGTATCAAGCGCTGGCCGACAACCCGATTCATAGCGTGACCGAATCGCCGGTATCGACCTTCAGCGCCGACGTCGACACCGGTGCTTATGCCAACGTCCGCCGCTTGCTGAATCAAGGGCGCTTGCCGCCCGAAGGCGCGGTGCGCCTGGAGGAGATGGTCAATTACTTTCCCTACGATTACGCATTGCCCACCGACGGCTCGCCCTTCGGTGTGACCACTGAGCTGGCGCCGTCACCGTGGAACCCGCATACCCGATTGCTGCGCATCGGCATCAAAGCCTCGGACCGCGCAGTGGCCGAACTGGCGCCGGCAAACCTGGTGTTTCTGGTGGACGTGTCCGGCTCGATGGACCGCCGCGAAGGTTTGCCGCTGGTCAAAAGCACCCTGAAACTGCTGGTCGATCAGTTGCGCGAGCAGGATCGGGTGTCATTGGTGGTTTACGCCGGCGATTCGCGCGTGGTCCTGGAACCGACTTCCGGACGGGAAAAAGCGAAAATTCGTACAGCCATCGATCAATTGACCGCAGGCGGCTCCACCGCCGGGGCGTCGGGGATCGAGCTGGCTTATCAAATGGCACAACAGGCGTTTATTCCCAAGGGCATCAACCGCATCCTGTTGGCCACCGACGGCGACTTCAACGTCGGCATCAGCGACTTCGACAGCCTCAAGCAAATGGCTGTGGAAAAGCGCAAGACTGGCGTGTCCCTGACCACCCTGGGTTTTGGTGTGGATAACTACAATGAACACCTGATGGAGCAACTGGCCGATGCCGGCGATGGCAACTACGCCTACATCGACAACCTGCGCGAGGCGCGCAAGGTGCTGGTGGATCAGCTCGGTTCGACCCTCGCCGTCGTGGCGAAGAACGTGAAGCTGCAAGTGGAGTTCAACCCGGCGCAGGTCAGTGAGTATCGGTTGTTGGGGTATGAGAATCGGGCGCTGAAGCGTGAGGATTTCAGCAATGACAAAGTCGATGCGGGTGAAATCGGTGCAGGCCATACCGTGACGGCGTTGTATGAAATTGTGCCCAAGGGGGAGAAGGGCTGGTTGGAGCCATTGCGGTATGGCAAATCCACAGCCGATGTTTCCGTGAATACCGGGGAATTGGCGATGTTGCGAGTTCGCTATCAGTTGCCAGAGGGTGGGAATAGTCGCCTGATCGAACACCCGATCGTTAACGACCTGGCCGGCAAAGCCAGCGATGACCTGCGCTTTGCAGCGGCAGTGGCAGCGTTCTCCCAACAGCTCAAGGACGGACGCTACACCGGCGAGTTCAGCCTCAAAGACACCGAAGCACTGGCTCGTGGCGCCCGAGGCGATGATCGCTTCGGCGTGCGCAGCGAGTTCGTGCAATTGGTGGAACTGGCGCAGAGCTTGCGCAGCACCACGGCGTCGAATCCAACTGCCACTGAACGACGGATTGAATAGTGAGCCGATTGAAGGGGTTCATCAGCCAGCTGTTTGCGCCCGCAAACAGCACCGAGGCCAGCAGCGACGAATCGCTGCTGGCCCGTTACCGCGAGGGCGACGGCGCGGCGTTCGAGATTTTGTACGCGCGCCATCGTCAGGGGTTGTACAGGTTTCTGCTAGGGTTGAGCGGCAGGGCTGAACTCGCCGAGGAGGTCTATCAGGAAACCTGGCTGAGCTTGATCCGCAGTGGTAGTCAGCTACAAGGTCGGGCGACTTTTCGTACCTGGCTCTACCAGATTGCCCGCAATCGTCTGATCGATCACTGGCGCAAGAACGGAGTTCATCAACCGCTGCACGACAGCTACGACGAACAGGCCCATGCCCTGGCCGACGAGGCAGCCGATCCTGAACAACTGCTGAGCCTGAGCCGCGACTCACAGCGCCTTGAAGCCGCCCTGCAAACCTTGCCCGCCGACCAGCGCGAAGTGTTCCTGCTGCGCGCCTACAGCGATCTCGATTTGCCGCAGATCGCCACCCTCACCGAAACACCGCTGGAAACCGTCAAGAGCCGCTTGCGCTACGCCCAGCAAAAACTGCGTCGGCTGCTGGCCGAGGAGGTACTGACATGACTGACGCCCGCAAGACACCGAAAGACGAAGTACTCCAGCACTATCGTGAACACGGGGCTGGTGAACCACCGGCACATCTCGACGCCTTTATCCTGGCCACTGCACACCGGGAAGTGCCCGTGCCGAAGCCGAGCCTGTGGCAACGCTGGGTCCAGGCCTGCCAGAAGCCTCGTTGGCAAGTCGCATTTGCCAGCCTGATCGGCGTGGCCCTGATGCTTGCTTTGGTGCAGCGCACGCCAGAACAGACGCCGAGCTACGACTTCGCCCCAGCGCCAAAAATATCCGCGCCGGTCGCCAAAAAAGAAGCCGCACAAGCACCACCGTCGGCTGCACGCTCTCTTGCTGCCCCGGCCGGCGCTATGTCCGCCCCTGCACCTGCTGCGCCCATGGCCGATTACGCTGCTCCCGCGCAAAGCGAATCGATCAACGCTGAAATGGTCGACGAAGCGACGGTCAGCAAGCGTGTTGCAGCGCCGGTGAAAACACTGGACGAACAGTTGCATGAAGTTCTTCGCTTGCAAAGTGCCGGTCAGACCAAAGCCGCCGACGACTTGATGGCCCAGCTGCACAAACGCTTTCCCAAGGAGAACCTCACGGCCCGACTGAAGGCATTGAAGACAAACTGAGGAGAAAGAACGGTCGCCAATTTGGCATCGCCACCCGAAAGCGCGCACTATCGGCCCATAGCCGATGCGTTGGAGGATGCCGTGGCAAAAAAAATCGACCGCATCGCCCAAATGCTCAATTGCCCGGTCAAGGGTGAGGAACTGCGGCGAGCAGTGACTGAGAGTCGTAAGGAGTTTCTGCTGGCGAAGCAGGCAGAGGAAGCGCTTGAGGAAGACGTCCTTGATGATGAATTGATCGAGGACGGAGACGACGATGATGAATACGACGAGTTCGACTGGACGACCGAATGAAAGAACGCCCTAGCGGCAAACGCCAACTGTCAGGTGGAGCGCTGCGCCTTGTAGGAGCAAGCTTGCTCGCGATGGACGTTAACGCTAACGCGTTCTTTCTGAATAAACGCATCGCCCTTGAGTCCATCATCGCAACACCGCCAGGAGCAAGCTGCCGAAACGGTGTTCGCAGAGCTTTACGCACTCCTTAATGGCATTGAAGCGAAGCAACGCAGCACTTAGCTACTCCTTCAAATTGCAGCTCCCAACAAAAACAGGACCTGCAATTTCAATGGTGGGCTACCGTTATTCTGCGGCTTGTTCCTTCCGCAACGCTGGTCCTTGCGTCAGCACTTTCCCCACATCATCAACCAGCGCCTTACTCAGCGCCGTCAAATAACGCGCAGCCCAGGTGTAACGATCGCTTTCCCTGTCGTAGGCAGCGTCTTTGGACGTGCTTTGGCGAGGAACAGAAAATCGGAAGCCATGCCTAACGCATCGCCGAGAGGCACACCGCGAGTGACGTGGAACACCGCCTGATCCGAGCAGTAGATGGCAGGCGTTAAGCCGATGGTTTTCAGCTCTGATGGGTCGATCATATGCCACCTCCATTGACGGAGGTGCGGTGGGATTGCGATTCAAGATCGCGTTGAAGGGCAAAACGAATTTCGGACGGATTTTTGTTGCGCATGGTCTAGCTCCTTGACGAGGAACTGCCACTTTTTCGTTACCAAGCGAATGGATGGCAGCTGTGCGCAGGTTGGTAAACCGGGAGTCAAGGAATCCGGCACGCCCGAAGACGTCCCACGCACAGCGGCCATAACTCAAAACTGCGGGCATAAAAAAACGCCTGCAAATCTGATGGGGGCGCTGTTGCGCTCAACTCTCGGGTTACCAAGCCCGGTCGCTGAATTGGCAGCGACGGCGGAAGGGTATCGTGCAGGTCGATCGTGCAACTTCGGATGTTGGGCGAGTGGTGACGGCGATTGTCAGAGTGCCAAATGGTCGGGGACTACCAAAGAAACCACCCAAGAAATACCCAGAAAATAACCAAGAACTACCCAAGTATCGAGCCTTCGGAGCGGGGGGCGATACCGAAGCTACTGCCGCATACCTGGAAACCGGTTCGCGAGGTGTGATACTCGTTCGGTTTGACCGAACTACTGAATTTTTCAGGGATCCGCCCCGAAACGCCACCCACAAAAAAGCCCCAGACCCTAAGATCTGAGGCTTTCTCGTTCCTACTTATGGTGCACCAGGCGGGATTCGAACCCACGACCACTGCCTTCGGAGGGCAGTACTCTATCCAGCTGAGCTACTGGTGCAATGCGGGCGCCATGATACTCATAAGCGATGCGGGCGTCCATGCTGCTGAATCGCCTGTGTTTTCGGGCCTGTAACGACCCTTTACTACGCTGATCAGAAAAAACCCGCAAATGCGCCGTTTTCGTTCTTTTTTTCGAACAGGCTATTGTCCTTTACCCCCTTTGATCCTAGGATTCGTTTGAGATTTCAAACGCTCTTGTCTGGGTGCTGAACCGCACGAGTCCAATCCGTGCGCTATTTATGTGCTTCAGCCCGGTGAATGATTTCCCTGACGGCAGCCTTCGAGGCGCCTTTCTACAATCATAATTCGCTCCGCGCTGGTCGCGGTGCTGTTAAGGAAAGCCGACATGCAGCTTAAAGACACCCAGTTGTTCCGCCAGCAAGCCTTTATCGATGGCGCTTGGGTCGATGCGGACAATGGTCAGACGATCAAGGTCAACAACCCGGCAACGGGCGAAATTCTGGGTACTGTGCCGAAAATGGGCGCTGCCGAAACCCGCCGTGCGATCGAAGCCGCTGACAAGGCGCTGCCGGCCTGGCGTGCACTGACCGCCAAGGATCGCGCGAACAAGCTGCGTCGCTGGTTCGAACTGATCATCGAGAACCAGGACGACCTCGCTCGCCTGATGACCCTGGAACAGGGCAAGCCACTGGCCGAAGCCAAGGGCGAGATCGTTTACGCCGCTTCCTTTATCGAGTGGTTCGCCGAAGAAGCCAAGCGCATCTACGGTGATGTGATTCCCGGCCACCAGCCGGACAAGCGCCTGATCGTGATCAAGCAGCCAATCGGCGTGACCGCTGCTATCACTCCGTGGAACTTCCCGGCCGCGATGATCACCCGCAAGGCGGGTCCAGCGCTGGCTGCCGGTTGCACCATGGTGCTCAAGCCTGCTTCGCAAACCCCGTTTTCCGCATTTGCTCTGGCCGAGCTGGCCCAGCGTGCCGGCATTCCGAACGGTGTGTTCAGCGTTGTTTCCGGCAGCGCCGGCGACATCGGCAGCGAGCTGACCAGCAACCCGATCGTGCGCAAATTGTCCTTCACCGGCTCGACCGAAATCGGTCGTCAGCTGATGGCCGAATGCGCCAAGGACATCAAGAAAGTCTCGCTGGAACTGGGCGGCAACGCGCCGTTCATCGTGTTCGACGACGCGGACCTGGATAAGGCCGTCGAAGGCGCGATCATTTCCAAGTACCGCAACAACGGCCAGACCTGCGTCTGTGCCAACCGTCTGTACATCCAGGATTCGGTCTACGACGCGTTCGCCGAGAAGCTGAAAGTGGCCGTGGCCAAGCTCAAGATCGGTAACGGTCTGGAAGACGGCACCACTACCGGTCCG carries:
- a CDS encoding RNA polymerase sigma factor, with amino-acid sequence MSRLKGFISQLFAPANSTEASSDESLLARYREGDGAAFEILYARHRQGLYRFLLGLSGRAELAEEVYQETWLSLIRSGSQLQGRATFRTWLYQIARNRLIDHWRKNGVHQPLHDSYDEQAHALADEAADPEQLLSLSRDSQRLEAALQTLPADQREVFLLRAYSDLDLPQIATLTETPLETVKSRLRYAQQKLRRLLAEEVLT
- a CDS encoding VWA domain-containing protein, with product MSLPLHFLRPAAQGFTVGLLLAMAGCGVSSKPESASVSPPAQGALKTEAPVHTEAVMADATMAKRSVRPAPMAGYAPMPESAPAGYRDEQHEQYQALADNPIHSVTESPVSTFSADVDTGAYANVRRLLNQGRLPPEGAVRLEEMVNYFPYDYALPTDGSPFGVTTELAPSPWNPHTRLLRIGIKASDRAVAELAPANLVFLVDVSGSMDRREGLPLVKSTLKLLVDQLREQDRVSLVVYAGDSRVVLEPTSGREKAKIRTAIDQLTAGGSTAGASGIELAYQMAQQAFIPKGINRILLATDGDFNVGISDFDSLKQMAVEKRKTGVSLTTLGFGVDNYNEHLMEQLADAGDGNYAYIDNLREARKVLVDQLGSTLAVVAKNVKLQVEFNPAQVSEYRLLGYENRALKREDFSNDKVDAGEIGAGHTVTALYEIVPKGEKGWLEPLRYGKSTADVSVNTGELAMLRVRYQLPEGGNSRLIEHPIVNDLAGKASDDLRFAAAVAAFSQQLKDGRYTGEFSLKDTEALARGARGDDRFGVRSEFVQLVELAQSLRSTTASNPTATERRIE
- the gabD gene encoding NADP-dependent succinate-semialdehyde dehydrogenase; protein product: MQLKDTQLFRQQAFIDGAWVDADNGQTIKVNNPATGEILGTVPKMGAAETRRAIEAADKALPAWRALTAKDRANKLRRWFELIIENQDDLARLMTLEQGKPLAEAKGEIVYAASFIEWFAEEAKRIYGDVIPGHQPDKRLIVIKQPIGVTAAITPWNFPAAMITRKAGPALAAGCTMVLKPASQTPFSAFALAELAQRAGIPNGVFSVVSGSAGDIGSELTSNPIVRKLSFTGSTEIGRQLMAECAKDIKKVSLELGGNAPFIVFDDADLDKAVEGAIISKYRNNGQTCVCANRLYIQDSVYDAFAEKLKVAVAKLKIGNGLEDGTTTGPLIDEKAVAKVQEHIADAVSKGATVLAGGKVMEGNFFEPTILTNVPKNAAVAKEETFGPLAPLFRFKDEAEVIAMSNDTEFGLASYFYARDLGRVFRVAEALEYGMVGVNTGLISNEVAPFGGIKASGLGREGSKYGIEDYLEIKYLCLGI